In one Melaminivora jejuensis genomic region, the following are encoded:
- a CDS encoding DUF6139 family protein has protein sequence MRVDIYRRPEAEGRVSYLAVPQGQPIPQEATNVDWSDEARGVELDEKLEHWDALGIPEPGRQLQRKGYAITSVREQPPQ, from the coding sequence ATGCGCGTGGACATCTATCGCCGGCCCGAGGCCGAAGGGCGTGTTTCCTACCTGGCCGTGCCCCAGGGCCAGCCCATCCCGCAAGAGGCCACCAACGTGGACTGGAGCGACGAGGCGCGCGGCGTGGAGCTGGATGAAAAACTCGAACACTGGGACGCGCTGGGCATCCCCGAGCCGGGGCGCCAGCTGCAAAGAAAGGGCTATGCCATCACCAGCGTGCGCGAGCAGCCGCCACAGTAA
- the ubiM gene encoding 5-demethoxyubiquinol-8 5-hydroxylase UbiM has protein sequence MTRNDDSSLNCDVLIVGGGPAGLSLAASLGQAGLSATLLELQGQEQLADPAPDGREIALTHPSAALLQRLGSWQLLQAHEVGLLRAAEVHDGPVGRSRALHLHSGGSGVEHLGWIVPNHALRRTAWQVASDMPGVRLLTGARVQRVATHASHAEVEYRDAAQPDAPVQTLRAPLVVAADSRFSAARRQLGIGAAMTDFGRTVIVCRMRCELAHDQVAHECFDYDRTLAILPLPDDVADGAPLCSAVITADSAQAQALLALAPEDFAASVAAQFDHRLGHMQLHGQRHAYPLVAVYAHRFSGPRCALLGDAAVGMHPVTAHGFNLGLAGVASLSAALADARARGLDIGAPEVLQRYARAQHLQAWPIFQGTNAIVRLYTDTRALPRLARRAVLGAAMRLPPLQAAIVSQLTGRRPAWPVRPAPGGR, from the coding sequence ATGACCCGAAACGACGACTCTTCCCTGAACTGCGACGTGCTCATCGTCGGTGGCGGCCCCGCCGGGCTGTCGCTGGCGGCCAGCCTGGGTCAGGCTGGCCTGAGCGCCACGCTGCTGGAGCTGCAGGGCCAGGAGCAGCTCGCCGACCCCGCGCCCGATGGCCGCGAGATCGCCCTGACGCACCCCAGCGCCGCCCTGCTGCAGCGCCTGGGCAGCTGGCAGCTGCTGCAGGCGCACGAGGTCGGCCTGCTGCGCGCCGCCGAAGTCCACGACGGCCCGGTCGGTCGCAGCCGGGCGCTGCACCTGCACTCGGGCGGCAGCGGCGTCGAGCACCTGGGCTGGATCGTGCCCAACCACGCCCTGCGCCGCACCGCCTGGCAGGTGGCCAGCGACATGCCCGGCGTGCGCCTGCTGACTGGCGCGCGCGTGCAGCGCGTGGCCACGCACGCCAGCCATGCCGAGGTCGAGTACCGGGACGCCGCGCAGCCCGACGCCCCGGTGCAGACCCTGCGCGCGCCGCTGGTGGTGGCTGCCGACAGCCGCTTTTCCGCCGCGCGCCGCCAGCTGGGCATAGGCGCGGCCATGACCGACTTCGGTCGCACCGTCATCGTCTGCCGGATGCGCTGCGAACTGGCGCATGACCAGGTGGCGCACGAGTGCTTCGACTACGACCGCACCCTGGCCATCCTGCCCCTGCCCGACGATGTGGCGGACGGCGCGCCGCTGTGCTCGGCAGTCATCACCGCCGACAGCGCGCAGGCGCAGGCGCTGCTGGCGCTGGCGCCCGAGGATTTCGCCGCCAGCGTGGCTGCGCAGTTCGACCACCGCCTGGGCCACATGCAGCTGCACGGCCAGCGCCACGCCTATCCGCTGGTGGCCGTCTATGCGCACCGCTTCAGCGGCCCGCGCTGTGCGCTGCTGGGCGATGCGGCCGTGGGGATGCACCCGGTCACGGCGCATGGCTTCAACCTGGGCCTGGCCGGCGTGGCCTCGCTGAGCGCGGCGCTGGCCGACGCCCGTGCGCGCGGCCTGGACATCGGCGCGCCCGAGGTGCTGCAGCGCTACGCCCGCGCCCAGCACCTGCAGGCCTGGCCCATTTTCCAGGGCACCAATGCCATCGTGCGCCTGTACACCGACACCCGGGCGCTGCCGCGCCTGGCGCGCCGCGCGGTGCTGGGCGCGGCCATGCGGCTGCCGCCGCTGCAGGCGGCCATCGTCAGCCAGCTCACCGGCAGGCGCCCGGCCTGGCCTGTGCGCCCGGCGCCGGGCGGCAGATAA
- a CDS encoding sensor domain-containing diguanylate cyclase: MPDLFKQLAASLSRAHTLEELARPLLELLQDVTGLESAYLTTIDLEGGQQQVLYARNTRTQALDIPEGLSVPWHDTLCKRALDEGRPITEDVAACWSDSQAAAALGIQTYVSAPVRLSGERLYGTLCAASAARHSLTPAAQQMLTLFARLIAQQIEREQLLAELMQANQRLAAYASTDALTGLPNRRAFEQALTRQLAQAARQGTTVLVAFVDLDRFKAINDRHGHDVGDLFLIHIARRLEGVLRAQDMAARHGGDEFVLMGPGPAPLENVGAAEAAFARRIAVATAGRFEAAGVAFDYAGASVGAIAVQPGELNATQALQHADRAMYEVKQARRQA, translated from the coding sequence ATGCCCGACCTGTTCAAGCAACTTGCCGCCTCGCTGTCCCGCGCGCACACGCTGGAGGAGCTGGCGCGCCCGCTGCTGGAGCTGCTGCAGGACGTGACCGGCCTGGAGTCCGCCTACCTGACGACCATCGACCTGGAAGGCGGCCAGCAGCAGGTGCTGTACGCGCGCAACACCCGCACGCAGGCGCTGGACATCCCCGAGGGCCTGTCCGTGCCCTGGCACGACACCCTGTGCAAGCGTGCGCTGGACGAGGGCCGCCCCATCACCGAGGACGTGGCTGCCTGCTGGAGCGACTCGCAGGCCGCCGCAGCCCTGGGCATACAGACCTATGTCAGCGCGCCGGTGCGCCTGTCGGGCGAGCGGCTGTACGGCACGCTGTGCGCCGCCAGCGCCGCCCGGCATAGCCTGACGCCGGCGGCGCAGCAAATGCTGACCCTGTTCGCACGCCTGATCGCCCAGCAGATCGAGCGCGAGCAGCTGCTGGCCGAGCTGATGCAGGCCAACCAGCGCCTGGCCGCCTACGCCAGCACCGATGCGCTGACCGGACTGCCCAACCGCCGCGCCTTCGAGCAGGCGCTGACGCGCCAACTGGCCCAGGCCGCGCGCCAGGGCACGACGGTGCTGGTGGCCTTCGTCGATCTGGATCGCTTCAAGGCCATCAACGACCGCCACGGCCACGATGTGGGCGACCTGTTCCTGATCCATATCGCGCGCCGGCTGGAGGGTGTGCTGCGCGCGCAGGACATGGCCGCGCGCCACGGCGGCGACGAGTTCGTGCTGATGGGCCCGGGGCCGGCGCCGCTGGAGAACGTGGGCGCCGCCGAGGCCGCCTTTGCCCGGCGCATCGCCGTGGCCACGGCGGGCCGCTTCGAGGCCGCCGGCGTGGCCTTCGACTACGCCGGCGCCAGCGTCGGGGCCATCGCCGTCCAGCCCGGCGAGCTGAACGCCACCCAGGCGCTGCAGCACGCCGACCGCGCCATGTACGAGGTCAAGCAGGCGCGGCGCCAGGCCTGA
- a CDS encoding solute carrier family 23 protein: MGFFQWQERSSEVLLSGGVIGPDERLPWPQTGLMGVQHVIAMFGSTVLAPILMGFDPNLAVFMSGIGTLIFFLITGGKVPSYLGSSFAFIGVVIAASAYAGKGPNENIGLALGGIVACGAVYTLVGVVVHVIGTGWIERFMPPVVTGAVVAVIGLNLAGVPIKNMAANNFEAWMQALTFVCVALVAVFTRGMVQRLLILVGLILASIAYAVLTNGLGLGKPIDLSGVAAAAWVGLPQFHAPVFSAPAMLLIVPVVIILVAENLGHIKAVTAMTGRNLDQYMGRAFIGDGVATMVSGAAGGTGVTTYAENIGVMAATRIYSTAVFLVAALIAVLLGFSPKFGALIQAIPLPVMGGVSIVVFGLIAIAGAKIWVDNRVDFSRSGNLLVAAITLILGTGEFTLKFGDFALGGIGTATFGAILLNAVLNRDERMHPPRRP; this comes from the coding sequence ATGGGCTTTTTCCAATGGCAGGAGCGCAGCTCCGAGGTATTGCTCTCGGGCGGCGTCATCGGCCCCGATGAGCGCCTGCCCTGGCCGCAGACCGGCCTGATGGGCGTGCAGCACGTCATCGCCATGTTCGGCTCCACCGTGCTGGCGCCCATTCTGATGGGGTTCGATCCCAATCTGGCGGTGTTCATGAGCGGCATCGGCACGCTGATCTTTTTTCTCATCACCGGCGGCAAGGTGCCCAGCTACCTGGGCTCGTCGTTCGCCTTCATCGGCGTGGTCATCGCCGCCAGCGCCTATGCCGGCAAGGGGCCGAACGAGAACATCGGCCTGGCGCTGGGCGGCATCGTGGCCTGCGGCGCGGTCTATACGCTGGTCGGCGTGGTGGTGCATGTCATCGGCACCGGCTGGATCGAGCGCTTCATGCCGCCGGTGGTCACCGGCGCGGTGGTGGCGGTGATCGGCCTGAACCTGGCCGGCGTGCCCATCAAGAACATGGCGGCCAACAACTTCGAGGCCTGGATGCAGGCGCTGACCTTCGTGTGCGTGGCGCTGGTGGCGGTGTTCACGCGCGGCATGGTGCAGCGCCTCCTGATCCTGGTCGGCCTGATCCTGGCCAGCATCGCCTACGCCGTGCTGACCAACGGCCTGGGCCTGGGCAAGCCCATCGACCTGTCGGGCGTGGCCGCTGCCGCCTGGGTGGGTCTGCCGCAATTCCATGCGCCGGTCTTCAGCGCGCCGGCCATGCTGCTCATCGTCCCGGTGGTCATCATCCTGGTGGCCGAGAACCTGGGCCACATCAAAGCCGTCACGGCCATGACCGGGCGCAACCTCGATCAATACATGGGCCGGGCCTTCATCGGCGACGGCGTGGCCACCATGGTCAGCGGCGCCGCCGGCGGCACGGGCGTGACGACGTATGCCGAGAACATCGGCGTCATGGCGGCCACGCGCATCTACTCGACGGCGGTGTTCCTGGTGGCGGCGCTGATTGCCGTGCTGCTGGGCTTTTCGCCCAAGTTCGGCGCGCTGATCCAGGCCATTCCGCTGCCGGTGATGGGCGGCGTGTCCATCGTGGTCTTTGGCCTGATCGCCATTGCCGGGGCCAAGATCTGGGTGGACAACCGGGTGGACTTCTCGCGCAGCGGCAATCTGTTGGTCGCGGCCATCACGCTGATCCTGGGCACGGGCGAATTCACGCTCAAGTTCGGCGACTTCGCCCTGGGCGGCATTGGCACGGCGACGTTTGGCGCCATCTTGCTCAATGCCGTGCTCAATCGGGACGAGCGGATGCACCCGCCCCGCCGGCCTTGA
- a CDS encoding zf-TFIIB domain-containing protein, with product MSTTAALACPSCRQPMHQQTFAASDGGALTLDMCFACQGLWFDPQENTRLAPAAVIELFELLHARRLEQHRPLAQHLACPRCRRTLEHGYDLAQGGRYVAWRCPQRHGRFATFGAFMVEKGFVRHLSSLEIQALAARVGTIACTACGASVDIRRDHACPWCRSALSLLDPQAVEQALARFDRAAQRTSGGISPEALADALITVERAREREKRERQRRRLEGGERLDLLSAGIDLVWSWFRR from the coding sequence ATGAGCACCACTGCAGCCCTGGCCTGCCCCTCGTGCCGCCAGCCCATGCACCAGCAGACCTTTGCTGCCAGCGACGGCGGCGCGCTCACGCTGGACATGTGCTTTGCCTGCCAGGGCCTGTGGTTCGACCCGCAGGAAAACACCCGCCTGGCGCCGGCAGCGGTGATCGAGCTGTTCGAGCTGCTGCACGCGCGCCGTCTGGAGCAGCACCGGCCCCTGGCGCAGCACCTGGCCTGCCCGCGTTGCCGCCGCACGCTGGAGCATGGCTACGACCTGGCGCAGGGCGGGCGCTACGTCGCCTGGCGCTGCCCGCAGCGGCACGGGCGGTTTGCCACCTTCGGCGCCTTCATGGTGGAAAAGGGCTTTGTGCGCCACCTCAGCTCGCTGGAGATCCAGGCGCTGGCCGCGCGCGTGGGCACCATCGCCTGCACGGCCTGCGGCGCCAGCGTGGACATCCGGCGCGACCACGCCTGCCCCTGGTGCCGCTCGGCGCTGTCGCTGCTCGACCCGCAGGCCGTGGAGCAGGCCCTGGCGCGCTTCGACCGCGCGGCGCAGCGCACCAGCGGCGGCATCTCGCCCGAAGCCCTGGCTGACGCCCTGATCACGGTGGAGCGCGCCCGCGAGCGCGAAAAACGCGAGCGCCAGCGCCGGCGGCTGGAGGGCGGCGAGCGCTTGGACCTCCTCAGCGCCGGCATCGACCTGGTGTGGTCGTGGTTCCGGCGCTGA
- a CDS encoding ABC transporter substrate-binding protein, with translation MDRRHFLSLAGRTGTAALAGPALLPLAHAQDAPGVTAKSLSIVSSAPLTGPLLGFGNDIQQGAGAAFAQANARGGIHGRSVQLQIVDDGYVPERSLANVRQIIAQNSTLALLSCVGTPNNTAIAPLLEDAGLPHLAPITGAASLRKPLRNIFHVRASYTDEVLRLIERLTGMGLKGLGIAYLDNGYGRELLEVATGALQKMGRQPAAQAAVATDGTNLQQALQTLASGKPSAVLLATAGTVSVELVRGIKTRLPGVLMAGVSVTLPGTSLAQLGDAASGIALTMIVPDPDRGKLQVVRDYQSAMRAAGHNEFSQGSLEAYINARVLLEALERAGKDVNQARLRAALASIRQFDLGGFVVDYNGQPPHVGSRFVELGVLGGNGRFIG, from the coding sequence ATGGATCGTCGCCACTTTCTCTCTCTTGCCGGGCGCACCGGCACTGCCGCACTGGCCGGCCCGGCCCTACTGCCCCTGGCCCATGCGCAGGACGCGCCGGGCGTCACCGCCAAAAGCCTGTCCATCGTCAGCTCGGCGCCGCTGACCGGGCCGCTGCTGGGTTTTGGCAACGACATCCAGCAGGGCGCCGGCGCCGCCTTCGCCCAGGCCAACGCCCGTGGCGGCATCCACGGGCGCAGCGTGCAACTGCAGATCGTCGATGACGGCTATGTGCCCGAGCGCTCGCTGGCCAACGTGCGCCAGATCATTGCCCAGAACAGCACCCTGGCGCTGCTGTCGTGCGTGGGCACGCCCAACAACACCGCCATCGCGCCGCTGCTGGAGGATGCCGGACTGCCGCACCTGGCGCCCATCACCGGCGCCGCCTCGCTGCGCAAGCCGCTGCGCAACATCTTCCACGTGCGCGCCAGCTACACCGACGAGGTGCTGCGCCTGATCGAGCGCCTGACCGGCATGGGCCTCAAGGGCCTGGGCATTGCCTACCTGGACAACGGCTATGGCCGCGAGCTGCTGGAGGTGGCCACTGGCGCGCTGCAGAAGATGGGCCGCCAGCCGGCAGCGCAGGCCGCCGTGGCCACCGATGGCACCAACCTGCAGCAGGCGCTGCAGACGCTGGCGTCGGGCAAGCCCTCCGCCGTGCTGCTGGCCACTGCCGGCACGGTCTCGGTGGAGCTGGTGCGCGGCATCAAGACGCGGCTGCCCGGCGTGCTGATGGCCGGCGTCAGCGTGACCCTGCCCGGCACCAGCCTGGCGCAGCTGGGCGATGCGGCCAGCGGCATCGCCCTGACCATGATCGTGCCCGACCCGGATCGGGGCAAGCTGCAGGTGGTGCGCGACTACCAGAGCGCCATGCGCGCCGCCGGGCACAACGAGTTCTCGCAAGGCAGCCTGGAGGCCTACATCAACGCGCGCGTGCTGCTGGAAGCGCTGGAGCGCGCCGGCAAGGATGTCAACCAGGCCCGGCTGCGTGCGGCGCTGGCCAGCATCCGCCAGTTCGACCTGGGCGGCTTCGTGGTGGACTACAACGGCCAGCCGCCCCACGTGGGTTCGCGCTTTGTCGAGCTGGGCGTGCTGGGCGGCAACGGGCGCTTCATCGGCTGA